The following are encoded together in the Glycine max cultivar Williams 82 chromosome 8, Glycine_max_v4.0, whole genome shotgun sequence genome:
- the LOC106799545 gene encoding ubiquitin carboxyl-terminal hydrolase 15 isoform X3, with translation MPAYGVNMNEMNLNCVLMIILMIILPILGLLLWLENKLSNNFCESNHYSKWKELVQINDEINSLLFGQDGNTSSAHCACSFCGRLSDIVTRCSCCNTAIYCSNACHVMHWRFCHKYECVEIEMSEDLLESPSHRTHCLLMEPENKIYEGDAYYIEGGEEQNSVELSDETAMPRHGNINGINGCVVCGNPSCKACSRCIVIKSCSRTCQHFDWRSGHRFQCLVEKENSSEAALVNQARPAYGNVIFHCLVENHKNSNEVEDNAHLSIPLCLEFLSGNTNSRALNSSSLSQDATNNAREVEDQLRSLKKELAKIKDENITLRSECDEWGARARNSIDRLYSFKKENEHQLFILKQENELISNAEKQACQMINSLSQRLHCLQIAVESGVEERQKQEEYVHMLQNECTKAKIELQEQNKCIQRLALELDKTTQFVGCSICLTNEKNMTFGCGHMTCLECGSKIHKCHICRRKITIRIRLFSD, from the exons ATGCCTGCTTATGGGGTAAACATGAATGAGATGAATCTAAATTGTGTCCTTATGATCATATTGATGATTATATTACCCATCCTAGGGTTGCTTTTGTGGCTAGAAAATAAGTTATCCAATAATTTCTGTGAGAGCAATCATTACTCCAAATGGAAGGAACTAGTTCAGATCAATGATGAAATAAACAGCCTACTCTTTGGACAAGATGGGAACACTAGTAGTGCACACTGTGCTTGCTCCTTCTGTGGCCGATTAAGCGACATAGTCACAAGATGTTCATGCTGCAACACTGCTATATATTG TTCAAATGCATGCCATGTTATGCACTGGAGGTTTTGCCATAAATATGAATGTGTCGAGATAGAAATGTCAGAAGATCTGCTGGAATCACCTTCTCATAGAACCCATTGCCTTCTCATGGAGCCTGAAAAC AAAATATATGAGGGAGATGCTTACTACATTGAAGGAGGAGAAGAGCAAAATAGTGTTGAGTTGAGTGATGAAACAGCAATGCCTCGACATGGCAATATTAACGGTATCAATGGCTGTGTTGTGTGTGGTAATCCAAGCTGTAAAGCATGCTCAAGGTGCATAGTTATAAAATCTTG ctCACGAACATGCCAGCATTTTGATTGGAGATCAGGGCATAGGTTTCAATGTCTTGTTGAGAAGGAAAATTCATCTGAAGCAGCATTGGTCAATCAAGCAAGACCTGCTTATGGAAATGTAATTTTTCATTGCctg gttgaaaatcataaaaactCAAATGAGGTGGAAGATAATGCTCATTTATCTATTCCTCTTTGCTTGGAATTTCTCTCAG GAAACACCAACTCTAGGGCCTTGAATTCAAGTTCTCTGTCTCAG GACGCAACCAATAATGCCCGGGAGGTTGAAGATCAATTGAGAAGCCTAAAAAAAGAATTGGCAAAGATTAA AGATGAGAACATAACACTACGGTCAGAGTGCGACGAATGGGGGGCACGAGCAAGGAATTCTATCGATAGACTTTACAGcttcaagaaagaaaatgaacacCAG ttgtttattttgaagcaAGAAAATGAATTGATATCAAATGCTGAGAAGCAAGCTTGTCAAATGATTAATAGTTTATCTCAGAGGCTACACTGCTTGCAGATTGCAGTGGAAAGTGGAGTTGAAGAGAGGCAAAAACAAGAAGAATATGTACATATGCTACag AATGAATGTACTAAGGCTAAGATAGAGCTACAAGAACAGAACAAGTGCATCCAGAGGCTCGCACTGGAGCTTGATAAGACCACTCAATTTGTT GGTTGTTCAATTTGTCTAACCAATGAGAAGAACATGACCTTTGGTTGTGGACACATG ACTTGTTTAGAGTGTGGATCAAAAATTCACAAGTGTCATATATGTCGAAGGAAGATCACCATCCGTATAAGGTTGTTTTCTGATTAA
- the LOC106799545 gene encoding ubiquitin carboxyl-terminal hydrolase 15 isoform X1, translating into MPAYGVNMNEMNLNCVLMIILMIILPILGLLLWLENKLSNNFCESNHYSKWKELVQINDEINSLLFGQDGNTSSAHCACSFCGRLSDIVTRCSCCNTAIYCSNACHVMHWRFCHKYECVEIEMSEDLLESPSHRTHCLLMEPENDKYSFNQLDEQKIYEGDAYYIEGGEEQNSVELSDETAMPRHGNINGINGCVVCGNPSCKACSRCIVIKSCSRTCQHFDWRSGHRFQCLVEKENSSEAALVNQARPAYGNVIFHCLVENHKNSNEVEDNAHLSIPLCLEFLSGNTNSRALNSSSLSQDATNNAREVEDQLRSLKKELAKIKDENITLRSECDEWGARARNSIDRLYSFKKENEHQLFILKQENELISNAEKQACQMINSLSQRLHCLQIAVESGVEERQKQEEYVHMLQNECTKAKIELQEQNKCIQRLALELDKTTQFVGCSICLTNEKNMTFGCGHMTCLECGSKIHKCHICRRKITIRIRLFSD; encoded by the exons ATGCCTGCTTATGGGGTAAACATGAATGAGATGAATCTAAATTGTGTCCTTATGATCATATTGATGATTATATTACCCATCCTAGGGTTGCTTTTGTGGCTAGAAAATAAGTTATCCAATAATTTCTGTGAGAGCAATCATTACTCCAAATGGAAGGAACTAGTTCAGATCAATGATGAAATAAACAGCCTACTCTTTGGACAAGATGGGAACACTAGTAGTGCACACTGTGCTTGCTCCTTCTGTGGCCGATTAAGCGACATAGTCACAAGATGTTCATGCTGCAACACTGCTATATATTG TTCAAATGCATGCCATGTTATGCACTGGAGGTTTTGCCATAAATATGAATGTGTCGAGATAGAAATGTCAGAAGATCTGCTGGAATCACCTTCTCATAGAACCCATTGCCTTCTCATGGAGCCTGAAAAC GATAAGTACTCATTCAATCAACTTGATGAGCAGAAAATATATGAGGGAGATGCTTACTACATTGAAGGAGGAGAAGAGCAAAATAGTGTTGAGTTGAGTGATGAAACAGCAATGCCTCGACATGGCAATATTAACGGTATCAATGGCTGTGTTGTGTGTGGTAATCCAAGCTGTAAAGCATGCTCAAGGTGCATAGTTATAAAATCTTG ctCACGAACATGCCAGCATTTTGATTGGAGATCAGGGCATAGGTTTCAATGTCTTGTTGAGAAGGAAAATTCATCTGAAGCAGCATTGGTCAATCAAGCAAGACCTGCTTATGGAAATGTAATTTTTCATTGCctg gttgaaaatcataaaaactCAAATGAGGTGGAAGATAATGCTCATTTATCTATTCCTCTTTGCTTGGAATTTCTCTCAG GAAACACCAACTCTAGGGCCTTGAATTCAAGTTCTCTGTCTCAG GACGCAACCAATAATGCCCGGGAGGTTGAAGATCAATTGAGAAGCCTAAAAAAAGAATTGGCAAAGATTAA AGATGAGAACATAACACTACGGTCAGAGTGCGACGAATGGGGGGCACGAGCAAGGAATTCTATCGATAGACTTTACAGcttcaagaaagaaaatgaacacCAG ttgtttattttgaagcaAGAAAATGAATTGATATCAAATGCTGAGAAGCAAGCTTGTCAAATGATTAATAGTTTATCTCAGAGGCTACACTGCTTGCAGATTGCAGTGGAAAGTGGAGTTGAAGAGAGGCAAAAACAAGAAGAATATGTACATATGCTACag AATGAATGTACTAAGGCTAAGATAGAGCTACAAGAACAGAACAAGTGCATCCAGAGGCTCGCACTGGAGCTTGATAAGACCACTCAATTTGTT GGTTGTTCAATTTGTCTAACCAATGAGAAGAACATGACCTTTGGTTGTGGACACATG ACTTGTTTAGAGTGTGGATCAAAAATTCACAAGTGTCATATATGTCGAAGGAAGATCACCATCCGTATAAGGTTGTTTTCTGATTAA
- the LOC106799545 gene encoding ubiquitin carboxyl-terminal hydrolase 15 isoform X2: MPAYGVNMNEMNLNCVLMIILMIILPILGLLLWLENKLSNNFCESNHYSKWKELVQINDEINSLLFGQDGNTSSAHCACSFCGRLSDIVTRCSCCNTAIYCSNACHVMHWRFCHKYECVEIEMSEDLLESPSHRTHCLLMEPENDKYSFNQLDEQKIYEGDAYYIEGGEEQNSVELSDETAMPRHGNINGINGCVVCGNPSCKACSRCIVIKSCSRTCQHFDWRSGHRFQCLVEKENSSEAALVNQARPAYGNVENHKNSNEVEDNAHLSIPLCLEFLSGNTNSRALNSSSLSQDATNNAREVEDQLRSLKKELAKIKDENITLRSECDEWGARARNSIDRLYSFKKENEHQLFILKQENELISNAEKQACQMINSLSQRLHCLQIAVESGVEERQKQEEYVHMLQNECTKAKIELQEQNKCIQRLALELDKTTQFVGCSICLTNEKNMTFGCGHMTCLECGSKIHKCHICRRKITIRIRLFSD; the protein is encoded by the exons ATGCCTGCTTATGGGGTAAACATGAATGAGATGAATCTAAATTGTGTCCTTATGATCATATTGATGATTATATTACCCATCCTAGGGTTGCTTTTGTGGCTAGAAAATAAGTTATCCAATAATTTCTGTGAGAGCAATCATTACTCCAAATGGAAGGAACTAGTTCAGATCAATGATGAAATAAACAGCCTACTCTTTGGACAAGATGGGAACACTAGTAGTGCACACTGTGCTTGCTCCTTCTGTGGCCGATTAAGCGACATAGTCACAAGATGTTCATGCTGCAACACTGCTATATATTG TTCAAATGCATGCCATGTTATGCACTGGAGGTTTTGCCATAAATATGAATGTGTCGAGATAGAAATGTCAGAAGATCTGCTGGAATCACCTTCTCATAGAACCCATTGCCTTCTCATGGAGCCTGAAAAC GATAAGTACTCATTCAATCAACTTGATGAGCAGAAAATATATGAGGGAGATGCTTACTACATTGAAGGAGGAGAAGAGCAAAATAGTGTTGAGTTGAGTGATGAAACAGCAATGCCTCGACATGGCAATATTAACGGTATCAATGGCTGTGTTGTGTGTGGTAATCCAAGCTGTAAAGCATGCTCAAGGTGCATAGTTATAAAATCTTG ctCACGAACATGCCAGCATTTTGATTGGAGATCAGGGCATAGGTTTCAATGTCTTGTTGAGAAGGAAAATTCATCTGAAGCAGCATTGGTCAATCAAGCAAGACCTGCTTATGGAAAT gttgaaaatcataaaaactCAAATGAGGTGGAAGATAATGCTCATTTATCTATTCCTCTTTGCTTGGAATTTCTCTCAG GAAACACCAACTCTAGGGCCTTGAATTCAAGTTCTCTGTCTCAG GACGCAACCAATAATGCCCGGGAGGTTGAAGATCAATTGAGAAGCCTAAAAAAAGAATTGGCAAAGATTAA AGATGAGAACATAACACTACGGTCAGAGTGCGACGAATGGGGGGCACGAGCAAGGAATTCTATCGATAGACTTTACAGcttcaagaaagaaaatgaacacCAG ttgtttattttgaagcaAGAAAATGAATTGATATCAAATGCTGAGAAGCAAGCTTGTCAAATGATTAATAGTTTATCTCAGAGGCTACACTGCTTGCAGATTGCAGTGGAAAGTGGAGTTGAAGAGAGGCAAAAACAAGAAGAATATGTACATATGCTACag AATGAATGTACTAAGGCTAAGATAGAGCTACAAGAACAGAACAAGTGCATCCAGAGGCTCGCACTGGAGCTTGATAAGACCACTCAATTTGTT GGTTGTTCAATTTGTCTAACCAATGAGAAGAACATGACCTTTGGTTGTGGACACATG ACTTGTTTAGAGTGTGGATCAAAAATTCACAAGTGTCATATATGTCGAAGGAAGATCACCATCCGTATAAGGTTGTTTTCTGATTAA